The Brassica napus cultivar Da-Ae chromosome C7, Da-Ae, whole genome shotgun sequence genome has a segment encoding these proteins:
- the LOC125589699 gene encoding replication protein A 70 kDa DNA-binding subunit E-like — protein sequence MAGLDFVGDLKPFKSMWKIRVKVIRLWKQYSCALGETMEMVLADSKGDMIHGTVKKELVSQFVTLISQGETKLMVNFIVTVAAGSYLPTKHPYRIVFLPTTRLRMCDALPSNLTGLDPVKYESIKDGSLNMDYLVDVIGQIVEVSHVKVVFVNGKDTQKLSLELRNHDDDRLLMVLWGKFATDVNDAIQLRGEHMIICVLRFGKIKVWKDERSISNAYNVSDVALNPNLEEVQAFI from the exons ATGGCCGGTTTAGATTTTGTTGGCGATTTGAAGCCGTTCAAGTCGATGTGGAAAATTCGTGTTAAGGTGATTCGTCTTTGGAAGCAGTATTCTTGTGCTCTGGGAGAAACAATGGAAATGGTGTTAGCTGATTCAAAA GGCGATATGATCCATGGTACTGTGAAGAAAGAATTGGTCAGCCAGTTCGTGACCTTAATCAGTCAAGGTGAAACGAAGTTGATGGTGAATTTCATCGTCACAGTGGCTGCTGGATCTTATCTCCCCACAAAGCACCCTTACCGAATTGTGTTCCTCCCGACAACTCGGCTAAGAATGTGTGATGCTTTGCCTTCAAACTTGACTGGTTTAGACCCGGTCAAGTATGAGTCTATTAAGGATGGTAGTCTGAACATGGACTACTTGGTTG ATGTAATTGGCCAAATTGTTGAGGTATCTCATGTGAAAGTTGTTTTCGTGAATGGAAAAGATACACAGAAGTTGTCATTGGAATTAAGGAATCACGA tgATGATCGTCTGCTGATGGTGCTGTGGGGTAAGTTTGCTACAGATGTCAATGATGCTATCCAGCTAAGAGGTGAACATATGATCATTTGTGTGTTGCGTTTCGGCAAAATAAAAGTCTGGAAAG ATGAACGTTCCATCTCTAATGCATACAATGTTTCCGATGTTGCTTTGAATCCTAATTTGGAGGAGGTTCAAGCGTTCATTTGA
- the LOC106434607 gene encoding RCC1 domain-containing protein RUG3, mitochondrial, with translation MAALSHRLRSFTRRFSSTRNTQRSGGSTKVPTLYTSPEIDSDPTTLQLLSWGRGASGQLGGGIEEIRMYPSPVANLLLRSDQSFSLAQAPGRIDTVNGSGFRVGVSSGLFHSGLTVDGDLWIWGKGDGGRLGFGQENSVFVPKLNPLFEERSIRCVALGGLHSVALTHRGDVFTWGYGGFGALGHSVYTRELVPRRVEGSWDCKISAIATSGTHTAAITESGELYMWGREEGDGRLGLGPGRGPNEGGGLSVPSKVKALTVPVASVSCGGFFTMALTQEGQLWNWGANSNYELGRGDNLGGWEPMPVPSLEGVRITQIACGGYHSLALTEEGKVLSWGHGGHGQLGNASLRNQQVPTEIEALADKKIVFIACGGSSSAAITDGGELWMWGNAKDFQLGVPGLPEIQTSPVQVNFLTEEDELGPHKVISVSIGASHALCLVSRSH, from the exons ATGGCAGCGTTAAGCCACCGCCTACGTAGCTTCACGCGCCGCTTCTCCTCGACACGGAACACTCAAAGAAGCGGCGGATCCACCAAGGTGCCAACACTCTACACAAGCCCAGAGATCGACTCGGATCCCACAACCCTCCAGCTCCTCTCGTGGGGACGAGGCGCGTCGGGTCAACTCGGCGGCGGGATCGAGGAGATTCGAATGTACCCGTCTCCGGTCGCTAACCTTCTCCTTCGCTCCGATCAATCCTTCTCGCTTGCTCAAGCGCCGGGAAGAATAGACACCGTTAACGGGTCGGGTTTTCGGGTTGGAGTCTCTTCCGGGCTGTTCCACTCGGGTTTAACGGTCGATGGAGATCTGTGGATTTGGGGGAAAGGAGACGGAGGGAGGCTAGGGTTCGGACAGGAGAACTCGGTGTTTGTTCCCAAGCTAAACCCGCTTTTCGAGGAGCGTTCGATTCGCTGTGTCGCTCTCGGTGGCTTACATTCCGTGGCTTTAACGCATAGAGGAGACGTTTTTACTTG GGGTTATGGCGGTTTTGGTGCGCTTGGACATTCTGTTTACACCAGAGAACTTGTCCCTCGGCGTGTTGAAGGCTCTTGGGATTGCAAAATCTCTGCCATTGCAACCAGCGGAACTCATACCGCTGCTATTACCGAATCAG GGGAGCTATATATGTGGGGTAGGGAGGAAGGAGACGGAAGGCTAGGACTCGGGCCAGGCAGAGGACCAAACGAAGGTGGTGGGCTTAGTGTTCCCTCAAAGGTCAAAGCTTTAACAGTTCCCGTAGCTTCTGTCTCTTGTGGTGGTTTCTTCACAATGGCGCTAACACAAGAGGGACAGCTATGGAACTGGGGAG CAAACTCAAATTATGAGCTCGGACGCGGTGATAACTTGGGAGGTTGGGAACCAATGCCAGTACCCAGTTTAGAAGGCGTTCGCATAACTCAGATTGCTTGTGGTGGATATCACTCTCTTGCATTAACCG AAGAAGGTAAAGTACTCTCGTGGGGACACGGTGGCCACGGCCAGTTAGGTAATGCTTCGCTACGGAACCAGCAAGTACCTACAGAAATCGAAGCATTAGCAGACAAAAAGATCGTCTTCATAGCTTGTGGAGGCTCCTCTTCTGCAGCGATAACAG ATGGAGGTGAACTCTGGATGTGGGGAAACGCTAAAGATTTCCAGTTAGGAGTTCCAGGACTTCCTGAGATCCAAACTTCTCCGGTCCAAGTCAACTTCTTAACCGAAGAAGATGAGCTTGGTCCGCACAAGGTTATCTCAGTTTCCATCGGTGCTTCTCATGCTCTGTGTTTGGTCTCAAGATCACATTAA
- the LOC106434613 gene encoding dof zinc finger protein DOF5.4-like gives MQDIHDYSMTGGGGSGGSTGRFYGGGIGGGGGGGDRRMRTHQNNILNHHQSLKCPRCNSLNTKFCYYNNYNLSQPRHFCKNCRRYWTKGGVLRNVPVGGGCRKAKRSKSKQPQPSSPSSADKPTTQNVEEKSSSSESSSLTASNSTAVAVTATAAKVASPRVMDTDMPNLKQYGNGIEWSTLLGEGSSDGGVFSEIGGFTAAPSIETIPFGFGGTSVNQQSISDHLKFEDNTTVQQQFGDPTAQIDPNMGFEPLDWGSGGGDQTLFDLTSSVDHAYWSQSQWASSDQDQNGLYLP, from the coding sequence ATGCAAGATATTCATGATTACTCCATGACCGGAGGCGGCGGCAGCGGAGGAAGTACAGGGAGGTTTTACGGTGGAGGTAtcggcggcggcggaggaggCGGAGATCGGAGGATGAGAACGCATCAGAACAATATCCTTAACCATCACCAGTCTCTCAAGTGTCCTCGTTGCAACTCTCTTAACACAAAGTTCTGTTACTACAACAACTACAATCTCTCTCAGCCTCGACACTTTTGTAAAAACTGCCGTCGTTACTGGACCAAAGGAGGCGTTCTCCGTAACGTTCCCGTCGGAGGTGGTTGCCGGAAAGCCAAACGGTCGAAGTCTAAGCAGCCTCAGCCGTCGTCTCCTTCCTCCGCCGACAAGCCAACCACTCAAAACGTCGAGGAGAAATCAAGTAGCAGCGAGAGCTCTTCTCTTACCGCCTCTAACTCCACCGCCGTCGCCGTCACCGCTACCGCCGCGAAGGTTGCGTCCCCGAGGGTTATGGACACTGATATGCCTAATCTCAAACAGTACGGAAACGGGATCGAATGGTCGACGTTGCTCGGAGAGGGTTCATCGGACGGTGGAGTTTTCTCGGAGATCGGCGGTTTTACTGCAGCACCATCGATTGAAACGATACCGTTTGGATTCGGGGGTACTTCCGTAAATCAACAGTCTATATCTGATCATCTGAAGTTTGAAGATAATACTACTGTACAACAGCAGTTTGGGGATCCAACGGCTCAGATTGATCCGAATATGGGATTTGAACCGTTGGATTGGGGAAGTGGAGGAGGAGATCAAACACTCTTTGATCTAACTAGTTCAGTTGATCATGCATACTGGAGTCAAAGTCAATGGGCGTCGTCTGATCAAGATCAGAATGGTCTCTACCTACCTTAA
- the LOC106374997 gene encoding protein BREAKING OF ASYMMETRY IN THE STOMATAL LINEAGE-like, giving the protein MASQWTIQKLVTWRVKDWATCFLASKIPIDIDEDGVNNTGNTMNNNNVMFKRTKRKMKSKKKRSESKLSLSPPGTRHHNLRSSSVSPTSESQNRRLSWQQQAPASDEPGFIVFCFDRDDGGFDVVKEGKEERKEVELSSEKSPRTVNRKLIYGDQGEVKTEKVNSPEIKEKEQDQEAKTICQEIKDVSCDVHDQKNEEEEVDASDKSSGSSHSDERRGSFAFPVLGVEWMGSPVQMPKTDDLSPKKQKPIALGFQCCRF; this is encoded by the exons ATGGCTTCGCAATGGACAATACAAAAACTTGTCACTTGGAGAGTCAAAGATTGGGCTACCTGTTTCTTGGCTTCCAAGATTCCTATAG ACATAGATGAAGATGGAGTCAATAATACCGGAAACACAATGAACAACAACAATGTAATGTTCAAGAGAAcaaagaggaagatgaagagtAAAAAGAAGAGATCAGAGAGTAAACTCAGTCTAAGCCCACCAGGGACACGTCATCATAATCTAAGAAGCAGCAGCGTTTCTCCTACGTCGGAGTCTCAGAACCGGAGGTTGAGTTGGCAGCAGCAGGCACCGGCCTCAGACGAACCTGGCTTCATTGTCTTCTGCTTCGACCGTGATGACGGTGGGTTTGACGTTGTCAAAGAGGGGAAAGAAGAGAGGAAGGAGGTGGAATTGTCCTCGGAAAAGTCACCAAGGACAGTGAATCGTAAG CTTATATATGGAGACCAAGGGGAAGTAAAAACAGAGAAGGTTAACTCGCCGGAGATTAAAGAGAAAGAACAAGATCAGGAAGCTAAGACTATTTGCCAAGAAATTAAAGATGTTTCATGTGATGTTCATGATCAG aagaatgaggaagaagaagttgatGCCTCTGATAAATCTAGCGGGTCTAGTCACTCAGACGAAAGAAGGGGATCGTTTGCATTTCCCGT ACTGGGAGTTGAGTGGATGGGGAGCCCTGTCCAGATGCCTAAAACAGATGACTTGTCTCCGAAGAAACAAAAGCCAATTGCTTTAGGGTTTCAGTGTTGTAGATTCTAA